One region of Vanessa cardui chromosome 20, ilVanCard2.1, whole genome shotgun sequence genomic DNA includes:
- the LOC124538651 gene encoding nose resistant to fluoxetine protein 6-like, whose amino-acid sequence MRHITVAIVISVHIVLASGNVTSFTKNGDVTTSIPLDNHAQNVSDIKSGEKKKGSVKTFNLNDSPVYLDDVLFVLKNQNWTEEEQPCLHRTLLMLHNLQNFTLWAVWNWDAISSEPQGLLFGSRFHLGNFDECMSAPWYKTQPELRTQYCLADIVLERTDKPVKKRISDPYDPYQSALNLLEHRSVFRRPLNKLTWGVCVPAVCQPKSVERLMGILLAHSHLGTAGLRAHISVTEPCQKVDEPLPFDALFYAFIGVMGSLTILALACTFIKYKKKDLNYNRIQDSIIIAFDIKTNAKNLLKTSGNGLEVLYGIKFLTMCVIVSAHQYGIFNGGPVSNGSKLDEDALTILGMMFLHEDVVVDSFFLLSGFLMATLLIKAKKLPNLFLFFLKRYVRLVVAYAVVIFYICAIFPYTGSGPLWHRAIAADTEPCRKNWWLSLLMLSNYIDSENICLVVSWYIPCDFHFCIFTMALYCFYKKFPLAGKILATVVSIAAILAPGIINYIYELPAIQLFTYDFITNPRGPLQFHMTYIKSHTRYAAYIIGFLSGHLYSYCAASDNFNKISKKWSILGACLSIFTMAVVMFTGPMFLWRSYDVLESAIYAALNRPVWASCVALLVICLSLGHVPLIKGFLTWYPWVPLSRLSYGLYLIHTVFIARNVYVTRNPQHHDYINIMTYCLGIICEGCLAALLIWLIAEAPINNLLNVIFKFSNNEKKETDAEGQSSTNGGNDKRPNSGHLHENIPTSVQIISSKI is encoded by the exons ATGCGACATATAACCGTAGCTATTGTTATTTCAGTACATATAGTATTAGCAAGTGGTAATGTGACTTCTTTTACAAAAAATGGTGACGTCACAACAAGTATACCTTTGGATAATCATGCACAGAATGTGTCAGATATCAAATCCGGTGAAAAGAAGAAGGGATCCGTGAAAACGTTTAATTTGAATGACAGTCCGGTGTATCTTGATGATGTGTTATTCGTTTTGAAGAATCAAAATTGGACGGAAGAAGAACAGCCTTGCTTACATAGAACGCTGCTGATGTTACACAATCTTCAGAATTTTACTTTATGGGCTGTTTGGA actGGGATGCGATATCATCTGAACCTCAGGGTCTCCTTTTTGGGAGTAGATTTCATTTGGGCAACTTTGACGAGTGTATGAGCGCGCCATGGTACAAAACTCAACCAGAGCTTCGGACTCAGTACTGCTTAGCTGATATTGTTTTGGAGAGAACTGATAAGCCCGTTAAGAAACGCATCTCCGACCCGTATGATCCGTACCAGTCTGCTTTAAATCTTCTCGAA CACCGATCTGTGTTCCGTCGACCGTTGAACAAGCTAACTTGGGGAGTATGTGTACCTGCAGTGTGCCAACCTAAGTCTGTGGAGCGACTGATGGGGATCCTCCTTGCACACAGCCACCTCGGTACCGCGGGCCTGCGAGCTCACATATCCGTCACCGAACCATGTCAGAAAGTTGATGAACCTCTACCGTTCGACGCTTTGTTTTATGCTTTCAT agGAGTGATGGGGTCTTTAACAATTTTGGCACTCGCATGcacatttataaagtataagAAAAAGGACTTAAATTATAACAGAATTC AAGACAGCATTATTATTGCATTCGATATTAAAACGAATGCGAAGAATTTGCTAAAAACGTCGGGGAATGGACTTGAAGTGTTATATGGTATCAAGTTCCTTACGATGTGTGTGATCGTCTCCGCTCACCAGTACGGTATATTCAATGGAGGTCCAGTGAGCAATGGTTCCAAATTGGACGAG GATGCTCTAACCATACTTGGTATGATGTTTCTGCACGAAGATGTCGTAGTAGACTCTTTCTTCTTGCTATCCGGTTTCCTTATGGCCACATTACTTATAAAGGCGAAGAAACTGCccaatctatttttatttttcttaaagagATACGTCAG GTTAGTGGTGGCGTATGCCGTAGTTATATTTTACATCTGTGCGATCTTCCCGTATACTGGTTCCGGTCCTCTGTGGCACAGGGCCATTGCAGCTGACACAGAGCCATGCAGGAAGAACTGGTGGCTCAGTCTTCTCATGCTGAGTAACTATATAGATAGCGAAAACATA TGCCTCGTCGTCAGCTGGTACATTCCTTGCGACTTCCACTTTTGTATATTTACGATGGCATTGTACTGCTTCTATAAGAAATTTCCTCTGGCCGGAAAAATACTGGCAACCGTTGTCTCCATAGCTGCAATCCTCGCGCCAGGAATAATCAACTACATTTACGAACTACCGGCGATACAGTTGTTTACCTATGA CTTCATAACAAACCCCCGAGGACCATTGCAGTTTCACATGACGTATATCAAGAGCCACACGCGATATGCTGCGTACATCATCGGCTTCCTGAGTGGTCACCTGTACTCTTACTGCGCCGCGTCCGATAACTTCAATAAGATATCCAAA AAATGGTCCATCCTAGGTGCATGTCTCAGTATATTCACTATGGCTGTAGTTATGTTTACTGGGCCCATGTTCCTGTGGCGTAGCTACGACGTACTTGAGAGCGCCATATACGCGGCCCTCAATCGGCCGGTGTGGGCCAGCTGTGTCGCTTTGCTCGTCATATGCCTATCACTTGGACACGTTC CTCTCATCAAGGGCTTCCTGACCTGGTACCCGTGGGTGCCGCTGAGCCGTCTCTCGTATGGCCTCTATCTCATTCACACCGTGTTCATAGCTCGCAATGTCTATGTCACGCGAAATCCACAACATCACGACTACATTAATata ATGACGTACTGTCTCGGTATCATTTGCGAAGGATGTCTGGCGGCATTGCTTATTTGGCTCATCGCTGAAGCACCTATCAACAACCTTCTTAATGTCATCTTCAAATTCag
- the LOC124538553 gene encoding zinc finger protein 200-like: MLFALSQNTQKVLSKKGPVLVRPRPLWSQRVAHNRESVGAISTTCVKMEAALPHFHRLATSRFYQQYAAPPVRISSNYLHDLIPQQHPTLLQQYLAYYNEPLVPLDLSLKSTTPITPPCTPPPPQKRKSPDVNKNDKPIKIFRHFEETDINVNEESQEKTQKRKTDDEVSNDSDSPEAKKLKFTKQFFEELRSCLPNKGGAESERSSPDVVEIKDVEERPKKSPKPQQPLKKSKVVRRLMFDEDKTSPVSGTIIRDLAEDETLVVRKGDIDPAFNVVEVTEEAKALIATIDNKLGRYICRLCRRLYSDAFALAQHRCSRIVHIEYRCPECDKVFNCPANLASHRRWHKPRVPGGSKRREPSTSDAGRFPCQKCGKLFRRQAYLRKHLLAHEQPDTESEKEPSAFRQVHVDYSTYQSQEPTRDSNFNTFWNKMPLVEPTWEESRNRCPSNCSSEDSRSLDVTGSEDEGGGIQEGRDG; the protein is encoded by the exons ATGCTATTTGCTTTAAGtcaaaatacacaaaaagtattaagtaaaaagGGTCCTGTGCTCGTTCGTCCTAGGCCGCTTTGGTCCCAGAGGGTAGCGCACAATAGGGAGAGCGTGGGAGCCATCTCGACGACA TGTGTGAAAATGGAAGCGGCATTACCACATTTCCATCGGCTTGCAACTTCTCGATTTTATCAGCAGTACGCTGCGCCACCCGTTCGCATATCGAGCAATTACCTCCATGATTTAATACCGCAACAACATCCGACCCTCCTCCAGCAATATTTGGCGTACTACAATGAACCTTTAGTGCCGCTTGACTTATCACTCAAGTCTACCACTCCAATCACTCCGCCTTGCACTCCACCGCCACCGCAGAAAAGAAAATCACCCGACgtcaataaaaatgacaaaccAATAAAGATATTCAGACATTTTGAAGAAACCGACATCAATGTTAACGAGGAGTCACAGGAAAAAACACAAAAGAGAAAAACCGATGATGAAGTTTCAAACGACAGCGATAGTCCCGAAgctaaaaaacttaaatttacgAAACAATTTTTTGAGGAACTTCGGAGTTGTCTACCCAATAAAGGCGGCGCTGAGAGTGAAAGAAGTTCACCTGACGTCGTTGAAATTAAAGATGTTGAAGAACGACCGAAAAAGTCACCGAAACCACAACAACCATTGAAGAAGAGTAAAGTCGTCAGGCGCTTAATGTTTGACGAGGACAAAACGTCACCAGTGTCTGGAACAATAATACGTGATCTTGCTGAGGATGAAACCCTAGTCGTTCGTAAG GGCGATATAGATCCAGCTTTCAATGTAGTTGAAGTAACTGAAGAAGCGAAAGCCCTAATCGCTACAATCGATAATAAACTTGGAAGATATATCTGCAGACTTTGCCGGCGACTTTATAGTGACGCGTTTGCGTTAGCACAACACCGATGCTCCAGGATCGTCCATATTGAATACCGTTGTCCTGAATGCGATAAG GTATTCAACTGTCCAGCAAATTTGGCATCCCATCGTCGATGGCATAAACCACGCGTTCCTGGGGGGAGTAAGCGACGTGAGCCCTCCACTTCTGACGCTGGTCGCTTTCCTTGTCAGAAGTGTGGCAAACTATTCAGGCGGCAAGCTTATTTGAGGAAACATCTTCTCGCGCATGAACAACCTGACACTGAATCTGAGAAAGAACCGTCGGCGTTCAGACAAGTCCATGTGGACTATTCCACTTACCAATCT CAGGAACCAACGCGTGACAGTAACTTCAATACGTTTTGGAACAAAATGCCTTTGGTGGAACCTACTTGGGAAGAGTCTCGGAATCGTTGCCCTTCAAATTGTTCCTCGGAAGATTCTCGAAGCTTGGATGTCACGGGGTCGGAGGATGAAGGCGGCGGGATCCAGGAAGGTAGGGACGGGTGA
- the LOC124538415 gene encoding zinc finger BED domain-containing protein 4-like, producing MSQREKIKNPIWQYFDKSISDTSKAVCKICNKCYSLGSHEAKKQTSHGLKLHLSKFHDHEYRQVQKRVSELNDYKSEAKLKRTDSSASLKKSSADQSTLVQSTILSLTSKPKVALWPDDHEITKRIDKTIMDLIIVDMLPYSLVGGEAFRRLNLWDPQGTRKYRLKSEKYFRTSLMPQTYDRIKSKVQELMAQSKWASATTDIWTNASKTCSLLSFTAHFIVNDKRLKVILGACVLEQDHTSQYIEEKFTSMVNEWGLQGKIFLVLRDNAANMVRAMRDQYESVGCVAHTLQLVIKQALFSENEIKDLLKKCRKIVGHFHHSEPATRKLKDCQKQCGLPEHALVQDIDVRWNSTYLMLQRLLEQKNAVNLYSVEHGKIDSLQSNEWVIAKNLTSVLSFFYEATLELSFDNACISIVIPLISLLNRKLQVRYESDNEMMTKMKNSLYESMNNRFSSVKKLPSLMVATLLDPRFKSKYLNSNEVDIAVTELISFLTESEGNKKSSRTTDNDNANDSVASTSTCVPQAHSIQQEKESLWDVHDNTSSQTETTESEEGTKHFLKEKIQSYLSEPLLQRNADIYSYWNCSPYPILRSAVLKYLSAPPTSVPSEQLFSAAGQIYSDRRNNLHGENVEKLLFMAYNIRLFNYEY from the coding sequence ATGTCACaacgagaaaaaataaaaaatccgaTTTGGCAGTACTTTGATAAAAGTATCAGTGATACATCAAAAGCTGTTTGCAAGATATGTAACAAGTGCTATTCATTAGGAAGCCACGAagcaaaaaaacaaacatcacATGGACTGAAGTtgcatttatcaaaatttcatgACCATGAATACAGGCAAGTACAAAAACGTGTCTCAGAATTGAATGATTACAAAagtgaagcaaaattgaaacgAACAGACTCGAGTGCATCGTTGAAAAAATCGAGCGCAGATCAGTCAACTCTTGTACAGTCAACTATCTTAAGTTTGACTTCTAAACCTAAAGTTGCACTATGGCCTGATGATCATGAAATTACAAAAAGGATTGACAAAACTATAATGGATCTGATTATCGTGGACATGTTGCCTTATAGTTTGGTGGGAGGTGAAGCATTCCGCCGTCTTAATTTATGGGACCCTCAAGGAACTCGCAAATATCGCTTaaaatctgaaaaatattttaggacTTCTCTAATGCCCCAAACATATGAcagaatcaaatcaaaagtaCAGGAGTTAATGGCACAGAGTAAGTGGGCAAGTGCTACTACAGACATTTGGACCAACGCGAGTAAAACATGTTCACTTCTTAGCTTCACAGCTCATTTCATCGTTAATGATAAACGTCTTAAAGTGATTTTAGGTGCATGTGTTCTAGAACAAGACCACACCAGTCAATATATCGAAGAAAAATTTACAAGTATGGTAAACGAATGGGGTTTGCAAGGCAAGATTTTTCTAGTCCTACGTGATAATGCCGCTAATATGGTTCGCGCGATGCGTGATCAATATGAATCTGTAGGATGTGTCGCACATACTCTACAGCTCGTAATAAAACAAGCGCTATTTTCAGAAAACGAAATAAAAGACCTCCTAAAGAAATGTAGGAAAATCGTCGGCCATTTCCATCACAGTGAGCCAGCAACCAGGAAATTGAAAGACTGTCAAAAGCAATGTGGATTGCCAGAGCATGCTTTGGTGCAAGACATTGATGTGAGGTGGAACAGCACCTATTTGATGCTGCAACGACTTTTGGAACAAAAAAATGCGGTAAACTTATACTCTGTTGAACATGGTAAGATTGATTCTCTTCAATCAAATGAATGGGTCATTGCAAAGAACCTCACATCCgtattgtcatttttttatgaagccACCCTTGAGTTATCATTTGATAATGCATGCATTTCGATTGTCATACCTTTGATATCGTTATTAAACCGGAAATTGCAAGTTCGCTATGAAAGTGACAACGAAATGATGACCAAGATGAAAAATTCACTATACGAGTCCATGAACAATAGATTTTCATCAGTGAAAAAACTCCCTTCGTTGATGGTAGCTACACTATTGGATCCAAGGTTTAAGTCTAAGTACCTCAATTCCAATGAAGTAGACATTGCTGTTACAGAGCTAATATCTTTCTTGACCGAGTCTGAAGGCAACAAAAAATCATCCCGCACCACTGATAATGATAACGCCAATGATTCTGTGGCTTCAACTTCAACATGCGTCCCGCAAGCTCACAGCATACAGCAAGAAAAAGAAAGTCTTTGGGATGTGCACGATAATACGTCTAGTCAAACAGAGACCACAGAATCTGAAGAAGGCACAAAACACTTTCTAAAAGAAAAGATTCAGTCTTACCTATCGGAGCCATTATTACAACGTAATGCTGACATATATAGTTATTGGAACTGCAGTCCATATCCTATATTGAGAAGTgctgttttaaaatatctttcagCTCCACCTACCAGCGTCCCGAGCGAGCAGTTATTCAGTGCAGCTGGCCAAATATACTCGGATCGTCGCAATAATTTACATGGCGAAAATGTAGAAAAACTGCTTTTCATGGCGTACAATATAAGACTTTTCAATTATGAGTATTAA